The sequence gagatttatcctGTCTTGGTGCTGAAGCTGTAAACAGCGTTTTGTCATATTCAGGGTTCGTtcaaaatcagggaattcaaAATCCCTAATATTTCCCTTGaccaaaaattccctgattagaCTACAAGACATCATCAGTGACATCAAATCCAGTACTCCCTGATTTCCCTGATCTCAGAAAAACCCTGATATCAGTAAAAGAAACATGACTTACTTTAACTCTATTCAACAGTTCAGTAAGAAGATGAATACTCTCAAGTTGTCGTTTAGCGATCAATAATTTACGTTCTTCCATCGCGATTTTCAACGCCATTTTTCGTTCGTCTTCTCGGTTTTTCTCCTCTTGTTTGCGAATCTTTCTCTTTTCTTCTCGCTCTTTCATGCGTTTTTCTCGTTTTCGTAGTTTTTCCTCTCGTTTTCTCTCGCGTTCTCGATCTTCCTCTTCCTGTCGTATTCTATCGGTGAAAAATAATATCGATCGATCATCAACAGAAACGTACTATAAAAATTcaaggtttcattccaactggAGCAGAGTCTgctataatataaattctgcggccaaatattttgatgaattaccTCTCCAGctcttgtttctttttctcatCCTCTCTTTCCAGGCGAACTTTCTCCTCCCTCAATCTTTCGAGTTCCATCAGTTTCTCGCGTTCCTTTCTTCGTCTTGCGATCGCCTTGTCCGTTAAATGCCGCGTCCGATCGAAATCaacctgaaaaacaaaaacccaACCAAAAAATTGATATACGATTCCAAGAGCGGGTTCATATTCTGTATATACTATACAAACTCTGATTGAATATCTCAGCCCTGACATTTCACGCGGAAAAAGCCAACAACTACAGTGAATGAACTTGACATGAATAAAAGACTTTGTGTGAACAGTAATAATTTGTCAATACGGatgtttgatgtttttatcaTAACTCAAAAGCAGATGACAAATTTTCCATATATaacatatgatatatgatatatcagCAATGGAACCAGTACAAGCTTTCTATTGACATTTGCTCCAGGTCAGGATCTTATTTAACTAAAGTTAACCGATAGATTTTCCAATGCTGTGGAATCATCTGCCTAATGGACATATTACCCAGTTCACCTATTCCCTTAATTCCCCTGTTCCTTGAATACACAAAAACTTAAAACTTAAACTGTTATCCTCAGAGGGGGCCGTTTTTTTCTCGAGAGGTTCATTGTGCCAAGACAAAGACACAAAAATTCTAATTCCCCGATTTGAAGAAGAGCCAGAATTCCCTGCCCAGTATTAAATGAGGCGGAATTCCCTGATTCCCGTGATCTGTAAGAAGGACCCTGGATCACCGCCACTAACATCATATCGTTTGAGATATTAACCTTTACGGACGCAGAAGAAGCTTTTCCATCTTCACCGATATGCATCATTTTCATACCACGTAATGTATCCATAGCTTTTACGAAACTGATATACTCCTTGAACTGTACGTAGGCCGAAAACGTTAAATGCTGCCCGAACGAAAATGTCTGAATAACGCCGGGGTAAACCTCTTCACGATACGGATCCAACATCGGGATATCGGCGCAGCGAATTTCGCCGAATTGCTCGAAAACCTTCCGCAAGATGAACTCGCTCGGTTTGTCGACGCGTTCTTTGTCTTTTTCGCGTCGGTTCGCGAACCAACGACACGGAACGTCTTTCAGGAATATCGTGTCGGGACGTTCGCCGGCGCGCATCTCGTTCATGTGTTTCGCGTCGCGGAAATACGAGTCCCAATCGTGACGAGTCGGGAAGATGACTTTAGCTTCGGCCGCGCGAACTTTCAGAACGTCCGGAAACCCGCTCAATTTTATCGTCTTAGCGTCCAATTTCGCGATGCAGTTTTTGATCAATGACTTGTTCTCGATTTCGCCCTCGAAGCGCAAGAATTCGAGAGTgcttttgataattttcaacGATATGAACGAATCAGGTTTGATCATAGTTTTCACTTTTTCCATCACCTCCCAGTTCGATATCGATTTTCCGGCTAGTTTTAAAAGAGGCAGTTGAACGCATACGTTCAGTTTTGCGATTGGTTTCAGGTACAGATTCTGCGGTTCGAAGAACTCAACTGCGTCTGATGTATCGTTACACGCGCTCGCCATTTCCTCCCTCAATCTGAAATTAAtgaacattgaaaattcaatacaatCCACCACGAAGACAATTCATCTCTCACTGTTCATCCACGCCATATTTGGATACAGCGGCGTCATATAATACAGAAACAGCAGGTAGACATATATTAGTCATATAATGTTCTTCAAGATAATCCATCATTTAGTAGACATTGATTCAGCAGACTATCTGAAACTGGTGAAAGTCATACCATGATCTCCCCACAATATAAGGTATCTTCCCCTACTCTACATCGACAGACCTCGTAGCATACTTTGGAATTCATTACCAGCCACAGTCTCGCTGAGGCTCACTCTTTAGCATCCTTTCAGAGTGGGTTATCAAACCTGACCTTCTAAGGGGATCCCAATCCCAGACCCAGGTACAATCTACTCATCTAGCTAGCAATAGCATCCCACTAGTGATGGACGGACTCGAGCTGTGTCAGCGAGGTTTTGCAAACTGTCAGTGTCACCACTGCACCACGCAAGCCAAACTGGTCGTCCTGAGGGTGTGAACACGTACCtccgaatttttttttcagcgcACCGTCTCAGGATTGTCAAGTTGTGACAGAGTGACGTACCAATATATGTGTAGATGCAGAACCACAACCACCAGATCCAGATGtaaataatttgaattgaattgagacTTCAAATATATCATTCTATTCAGAGAGCATCAAACGAATAAAGTCACAGACAGGCAGCCTACCTGGGACGTGTTTACCAACGAAATTAACATTTATTCCACACAATTATATTCTGTCGTCTTTTCGTTTAAAAGAAAAgtgtaattatttcattttttctcacATCAACCAACCCGGAAGTGATTGAATTTGCCGTGCAGAGGTTACTTCGCAAACTGCGGCAACCGGTGTGTCAAGATAAAattttgggttcgaatccacgATAAATGTTGCTGATATACCGTATCCGATTAATTTATCGTACTGCAAGTCTTAGACATGAACTGTTCATTAAGGATCATTACTTGATTTACCTGCCAAGACTATTAAATAGGCTGTGCGTTCGCTACGCAATCACTCCCCCAATAGATGGATTCACTCAGTCACTGCTCTCTAAGTGAAGTGACGCAATAACATAATTTCgcttgaaataaaatataaagaatGTAATCTATTcagaaaaaatttattttgttgtttttaaaCGTTGATTTACATTACATCATCAGCTGTTTGAAACCAGCTGTATTTGACAATTGCACATCTCTATTGAACATTGTCCTTCACTTGTTAAGTAGAAACAACCCGTTACCAGTTTGACTGGAACCatttaaaaaatctagaaataatCTTTACATTTAAAAAGGTTCTTTTTAGAGTTCAATAAATATAATGCAATAACGTGCACAGGAGGGCAGCATCACCAGGCACCTGTGTGTACCGGTATATTCAGCAGCACAATTGAGGAATGATTGTTGTTGTTCATACATGATTGATATAAAATGTGCAGACAAATTTCCTCGAACTGATTAAATACATAAGAATATTTCCATTTTCTGATTATGAACTATGCAAAATTATGACCTCAAAATAAGGTTGTTTAAGATATCGTAAGTAGAACGAAAATCGATGGAAAGAATTGAATTCCTTttaaatacatacataaatagaaatagaacaaATACAGAAGAAGCGATtaaatatattacaatatttccATTACCTAACTTTGATGAACAAGCATGCAAAAATATGAGCTTCAAATCAAGTTGCTTTAGATACCGTCAGTAGTGGATGGAAAgaattcaattcttttaaacatttaaatagtgaataaattatttcatcaaatcataaaaatcTATATAAACAAACACATGAAACTGATTTGTTCTTactgaatatgattttaagGTTGGATAATTTGAGGTTTGAAGTATAATTTGCGAGCGCTTCTTCGGTTAAACTTGACGAAGCAAACTCCAGACGGATTGACGTCGCACATGAACGTATCGCTCGGTTTCAAAGTGCCGCGAGACCGGTTCTCGAAAACGTCGACAATTGAATAGGTGCCGCTAGTAGTCTTAGTGATGCTGCTCACTCGCAAAGACACTCGTTGAGGTGTTCCACCAGTTCCCGTGTTCATTATAGCCACGGCAAAGCTACCTTTCGGCAGTATGGGTCTAGTCCAAACTTCAATGTTACCATTCTGAAAGTGGAGGAAAAACAACATGAAACTCATCTTTGAAATAGACTTGATTTTGGCTGTATCCTGGCTTTCTGAGGCCAgtgttattttttttatgtacaaattgaaatgaaactatCCTGACAGGATCCAAAAATTTCTGATTTCCGTCATTAGAGGATGTTTAATTAAATCTTTTGCTGTGTTTTCTTGATTACAAACTTAATTCAAAGGCAAAATGGGATAACAAGCTTTGACATGAGATACTGACAATGGAGGATCCAGTATCCCTTGACAATTCTCTCTGGAAATGTATGTAATAGATAACAATTTTTCATCTTCACGACAGGACAATTTTGGTAATGCCTGCACACTATAAGCAGAGCTCTTCTATTGAGCAGTAAGTTCATTACAAATGCTCAAACATTTCATGACAGTAGTTGTGTCAACGAACCTTCTGAATTCGGTTGCCTTGAATTCCCAGTGCATCCTGATTGATAGCGATTGCATGTTCATTCAACAGTAAATCCTTCGACGAGTCGCGTATTGTTCGTAGATCAGTCGACATTATCAACGGCGATGCCATCACCGCCCACAGCGCCATCTGCACTCGCTCTTGATCATTACTCAGTCCGAAATTACCGATAATCAACTGAAAATGGACAAAACTCGttataatttttcttttcttgattGCGATATGAAATTTTATATTGATGTAACTCACCTCATCCGGATCATTCCAAGATCCTGGTTTCGCAAATGAGctgaaattgtatttattttggCCGTAGAATTCGATAATGCTCGAGACACTCGCCCATGAATCCTGAATATCATTATAATTCCGCCACAGATTACAGTGTTTACTGATTGAGGCGTAATCCGGCTGAAAcgttaaaaatattttagattttgccATTATCAGACTGTAACATGTTTTGATGTTTCATGCTTTGAAAACGATTGTTAAGAAGTTAAAGTTTAGCAGAttatgatgaagatgatgatggttTTAGTAAAGAAATTCCTGGTTTTGCATGCAGAGGAATGAATGATGGGACAAACCTGCATTTTTCCTTCATACGCTGGCCAGCTACATGAATACACTATAGGTCGACCAGTTCTATTGAGAAATTTTCCTAATATCGGATATCCTAACATGATAAAAATCACACAGAAATTTAGATTAAATTAATCAATCAAATGTTGGGAGTGCAGCGTGCATAGAGTAGAGCTAGAAAGAAATCAGCTCAATCGAACcctaaaaattttgaaaactatatcaaaaattttagGACTTGTGTCTTTTCTCTCTATTTTCTGGTATTGGAGTCATTAAAACAAACAACAGAATCATGAAATCAGAGCAAGCTGTTGcaaatttcatataaatttttgCCAGTTAGGATGCACagctcatcatcatcatcatcatcatcataatcattctCTCGAAATAATCCAGTTACCTTATCACGATTATAAACTGGATTTTCACAAGAGAATAGAATAGGACGACCGGTCTTATTCAGAAAAAACTGCATTACAGCAACACCTAGATTTAAAGAAGTTATTGTTGTTAAAGGTTGTGATAACGACACGACTTAGTAGACTCCACCAtacttttcattttagtttattttctttttcact is a genomic window of Tubulanus polymorphus chromosome 5, tnTubPoly1.2, whole genome shotgun sequence containing:
- the LOC141905112 gene encoding A-kinase anchor protein 17A-like → MASACNDTSDAVEFFEPQNLYLKPIAKLNVCVQLPLLKLAGKSISNWEVMEKVKTMIKPDSFISLKIIKSTLEFLRFEGEIENKSLIKNCIAKLDAKTIKLSGFPDVLKVRAAEAKVIFPTRHDWDSYFRDAKHMNEMRAGERPDTIFLKDVPCRWFANRREKDKERVDKPSEFILRKVFEQFGEIRCADIPMLDPYREEVYPGVIQTFSFGQHLTFSAYVQFKEYISFVKAMDTLRGMKMMHIGEDGKASSASVKVDFDRTRHLTDKAIARRRKEREKLMELERLREEKVRLEREDEKKKQELERIRQEEEDRERERKREEKLRKREKRMKEREEKRKIRKQEEKNREDERKMALKIAMEERKLLIAKRQLESIHLLTELLNRVKVVKVQEDLVRKEKEIEEIRRKQVEEERLKKLADEKRKLDTQKRKKEKLEKQEKELRDKILLRMKAIEEKKAETQREELRKKIRGKTKLKSAVILNR
- the LOC141906377 gene encoding alpha-N-acetylgalactosaminidase-like isoform X2 produces the protein MKIFVLLLVVASAVSVIDGLDNGLARTPPMGWLTWQRFRCVTDCKSFPDTCISEKLIKEQAQKMKSDGYLAAGYQYIIIDDCWLDHTRAPDGSLRPDPVRFPNGIKHLADYVHSLGLKFGIYEDFGTKTCAGYPGSEFYMELDADTFAKWGVDYVKFDGCNSDVSQMDQGVAVMQFFLNKTGRPILFSCENPVYNRDKPDYASISKHCNLWRNYNDIQDSWASVSSIIEFYGQNKYNFSSFAKPGSWNDPDELIIGNFGLSNDQERVQMALWAVMASPLIMSTDLRTIRDSSKDLLLNEHAIAINQDALGIQGNRIQKNGNIEVWTRPILPKGSFAVAIMNTGTGGTPQRVSLRVSSITKTTSGTYSIVDVFENRSRGTLKPSDTFMCDVNPSGVCFVKFNRRSARKLYFKPQIIQP
- the LOC141906377 gene encoding alpha-N-acetylgalactosaminidase-like isoform X1, whose protein sequence is MKIFVLLLVVASAVSVIDGLDNGLARTPPMGWLTWQRFRCVTDCKSFPDTCISEKLIKEQAQKMKSDGYLAAGYQYIIIDDCWLDHTRAPDGSLRPDPVRFPNGIKHLADYVHSLGLKFGIYEDFGTKTCAGYPGSEFYMELDADTFAKWGVDYVKFDGCNSDVSQMDQGYPILGKFLNRTGRPIVYSCSWPAYEGKMQPDYASISKHCNLWRNYNDIQDSWASVSSIIEFYGQNKYNFSSFAKPGSWNDPDELIIGNFGLSNDQERVQMALWAVMASPLIMSTDLRTIRDSSKDLLLNEHAIAINQDALGIQGNRIQKNGNIEVWTRPILPKGSFAVAIMNTGTGGTPQRVSLRVSSITKTTSGTYSIVDVFENRSRGTLKPSDTFMCDVNPSGVCFVKFNRRSARKLYFKPQIIQP